One Symphalangus syndactylus isolate Jambi chromosome 10, NHGRI_mSymSyn1-v2.1_pri, whole genome shotgun sequence genomic region harbors:
- the ZNF395 gene encoding zinc finger protein 395, translating into MASVLSRRLGKRSLLGARVLGPSASEGPSVAPPSEPLLEGAAPQPFTTSDDTPCQEQPKEVLKAPSTSGLQQVAFQPGQKVYVWYGGQECTGLVEQHSWMEGQVTVWLLEQKLQVCCRVEEVWLAELQGPCPQAPPLEPGAQALAYRPVSRNIDVPKRKSDAVEMDEMMAAMVLTSLSCSPVVQSPPGTEANFSASRVACDPWKESGDISDSGSSTTSGHWSGSSGVSTPSPPHPQASPKYLGDAFGSPQTDHGFETDPDPFLLDEPAPRKRKNSVKVMYKCLWPNCGKVLRSIVGIKRHVKALHLGDTVDSDQFKREEDFYYTEVQLKEESAAAAAAAGTPVPGTPTAEPAPTPSMTGLPLSALPPPLHKAQSSGPEHPGPESSLPSGALSKSAPGSFWHIQADHAYQALPSFQIPVSPHIYTSVSWAAAPSAACSLSPVRSRSLSFSEPQQPAPAMKSHLIVTSPPRAQGGARKARGEAKKCRKVYGIEHRDQWCTACRWKKACQRFLD; encoded by the exons ATGGCGAGTGTCCTGTCCCGACGCCTTGGAAAGCGGTCCCTCCTGGGAGCCCGGGTGTTGGGACCCAGTGCCTCGGAGGGGCCCTCGGTCGCCCCACCCTCAGAGCCACTGCTAGAAGGGGCCGCTCCCCAGCCTTTCACCACCTCTGATGACACCCCCTGCCAGGAGCAACCCAAGGAAGTCCTCAAGGCTCCCAGCACCTCGGGCCTTCAGCAGGTGGCCTTTCAGCCTGGGCAGAAG GTTTATGTGTGGTACGGGGGTCAAGAGTGCACAGGACTGGTGGAACAGCACAGCTGGATGGAGGGTCAGGTGACCGTCTGGCTGCTGGAGCAgaagctgcaggtctgctgcagggTGGAGGAGGTGTGGCTGGCCGAGCTGCAGGGCCCCTGTCCCCAGGCACCACCCCTGGAGCCCGGAGCCCAGGCCCTGGCCTACAGGCCCGTCTCTAGAAACATCGATGTCCCAAAGAG GAAGTCGGATGCAGTGGAAATGGATGAGATGATGGCGGCCATGGTGCTGACGTCCCTGTCCTGCAGCCCTGTTGTGCAGAGTCCTCCCGGGACCGAGGCCAACTTCTCTG CTTCCCGTGTGGCCTGCGATCCATGGAAGGAGAGTGGTGACATCTCGGACAGCGGCAGCAGCACTACCAGTGGTCACTGGAGTGGGAGCAGTGGTGTCTCCACCCCctcgcccccccacccccaggccagcCCCAAGTATTTGGGGGATGCTTTTGGTTCTCCCCAAACTGATCATGGCTTTGAGACCGATCCTGACCCTTTCCTGCTGGATGAACCGGCTCCACGAAAGAGAAAG AACTCTGTGAAGGTGATGTACAAGTGCCTGTGGCCAAACTGTGGCAAAGTACTGCGCTCTATTGTGGGCATCAAACGACACGTCAAAGCCCTCCACCTGGG GGACACGGTGGACTCTGATCAATTCAAGCGGGAGGAGGATTTCTACTACACAGAGGTGCAGTTGAAGGAGGAatctgccgctgctgctgctgccgcagGCACCCCAGTCCCTGGGACTCCCACCGCCGAGCCAGCTCCCACCCCCAGCATGACCGGCCTGCCTCTGTCTGCTCTTCCACCACCTCTGCACAAAGCGCAGTCCTCTGGCCCAGAACATCCCGGCCCGGAGTCCTCCCTGCCCTCAGGGGCTCTCAGCAAGTCAGCTCCTGGGTCCTTCTGGCACATTCAGGCAGATCATGCATACCAG GCTCTGCCGTCCTTCCAGATCCCCGTCTCACCACACATCTACACCAGTGTCAGCTGGGCTGCTGCCCCCTCCGCCGCCTGCTCCCTCTCTCCG GTCCGGAGCCGGTCGCTAAGCTTCAGCGAGCCCCAGCAGCCAGCACCTGCGATGAAATCTCACCTGATCGTCACTTCTCCACCCCGGGCCCAGGGTGGTGCCAG GAAAGCCCGTGGGGAGGCTAAGAAGTGCCGCAAGGTGTATGGCATCGAGCACCGGGACCAGTGGTGCACGGCCTGCCGGTGGAAGAAGGCCTGCCAGCGCTTCCTGGACTGA